A window of Pseudomonas denitrificans (nom. rej.) genomic DNA:
CATCCCCTCGCGTTTCCTGGCCGTCACCGTCGGCGTTTCCGCGGTCGGCAAGAGCCAGGTTGCCCTGCGCCTGGTGGAAGCGCTGGGCGCCGTTCGCCTGCGCTCGGACGTGGAGCGCAAGCGCCTGTTCGGTGAACAGAAGACCGATCAGCAGGGCCAGCTCAAGAGCGGCATCTATGACGCCGACTCCACCGCCGCGACCTACCAGCGCCTCAACGAACTGGCCGTGGACATTCTCCGCGCCGGCTACCCGGTCGTGCTGGACGCCACCTTCCTCAAGCGCGAGCAGCGCGCCGCCGCGTGGGAAATCGCCGAGGAAACCGGCGTGCCCTTCCTGATCCTCGACTGTCACGCCCCCGAAGCCGTGATCGCCGGCTGGTTGGCCCAGCGCCAGAACGACGGCAACGATCCGTCCGACGCCACCCTGGAAGTCGTCCAGGCGCAACTGGCCAGCCGCGACGACCTCTGCGCCGAGGAGCAGCAGCACAGCAAGCGCGTCAACACCCCGGAAGCCGCCAGCCTCGACGCCCTGGTCGCCAGCATCCGCCAGCGCCTTCCCGGCCTCTGATCCACCGCCTGTCGGCCGGAGTCGCCCCGCGCGGCGATTTCCGGCCGTTGGCCAAGCCGCACGACCAGCCTTCGACGACGACAACGCCCTGCCCCGCATTCATGGCGATGTCACAAAGCCACGTTTTTCCCAGTCACCGCTACACTTCCTTCTGAGTGTCCGGCCGCTACGAGCAGTTCTCGGCCCCTTCAAGACCTGACACCCATCGCGCCCATCGCAAGGACAGACGATGAACGACGAACTGCTGCACCTGAAGAACCTAGGCAAGACCTCCGCCCAATGGCTGCATGCCGTGGGTATTCACAGCGCCAGCGACCTGCGCCGTCTGGGGGCGGTCGGCGCCTATCGGGCCGTGCGCGCAAGGGGCTTCCGCGCCTCGAAAGTGCTGCTCTATGCCATCGAGGGCGCCCTGCTGGATG
This region includes:
- a CDS encoding TfoX/Sxy family protein, with the translated sequence MNDELLHLKNLGKTSAQWLHAVGIHSASDLRRLGAVGAYRAVRARGFRASKVLLYAIEGALLDVHWNDLPPAHKAALLGELETFPARNKS